From Topomyia yanbarensis strain Yona2022 chromosome 1, ASM3024719v1, whole genome shotgun sequence, one genomic window encodes:
- the LOC131677723 gene encoding uncharacterized protein LOC131677723 translates to MAVHNDDTSGDHTFTNTTSEYRSTTSESTILPYYELRLPSHVLKKSPSKIEFHLVQNHHRHKRPCGLRKNIYTRSRCAGDCASSRATKEPPNPKIRKSLKRVFFNFNRKPCSVVDSSCLTTTELQDDDDNQQIENMEIYYFDHGSPEFYRTTDCPPHLVTEALAQSTYHHATKFWAEIFGTLNIGATFVISFWLQLYRFLLYGLVRPVLVGILQITADYMFKPLLAVIFNGLIQPPLVFVQNILTAFGGMLDPVAKLIANFLSPIGRIVQSFRLIESKTINKKIIKKRKFDV, encoded by the coding sequence ATGGCTGTACACAACGATGATACCAGTGGGGATCACACCTTCACTAATACTACCAGCGAGTACCGTTCAACCACTTCGGAATCTACGATTCTCCCGTATTACGAATTGCGGCTTCCATCTCACGTGCTAAAAAAGTCACCTAGTAAGATTGAGTTCCATCTAGTTCAGAACCACCATAGACATAAGCGACCCTGCGGTTTGCGGAAAAACATCTACACCCGATCACGGTGCGCCGGCGATTGCGCATCCTCACGTGCGACCAAAGAACctccgaacccgaaaattcgcAAAAGTCTCAAACGggtatttttcaatttcaaccGCAAACCCTGCTCCGTTGTTGATTCCAGTTGCCTAACTACAACAGAGTTACAGGATGACGATGACAATCagcagattgaaaacatggAAATTTACTACTTCGATCATGGAAGCCCGGAGTTCTACCGAACAACCGATTGTCCACCCCACCTGGTTACGGAAGCTTTAGCCCAATCGACGTATCACCACGCAACGAAATTCTGGGCGGAGATCTTCGGGACGCTCAACATCGGAGCGACCTTCGTAATCAGTTTCTGGCTACAATTGTACCGTTTTCTGCTGTACGGGCTTGTCCGTCCAGTTCTCGTGGGTATTCTGCAGATTACTGCCGATTACATGTTCAAGCCGCTTCTAGCAGTGATTTTCAATGGATTGATTCAACCACCGCTAGTATTTGTTCAAAATATACTCACCGCCTTTGGGGGGATGCTGGACCCGGTGGCTAAACTTATTGCCAACTTTTTGTCTCCGATCGGACGAATAGTGCAGTCCTTTCGCTTGATCGAAAGTAAAACAATCAACAAAAAGATAATCAAGAAGCGAAAGTTCGATGTTTGA